One window of Pseudomonas urmiensis genomic DNA carries:
- the fleQ gene encoding transcriptional regulator FleQ, giving the protein MWRETKILLIDDDSARRRDLAVVLNFLGEENLPCSSQDWQQAVESLTSSREVLCVLIGTVNAPASVLGLLKTVAAWDEFLPVLLLGEISSAEFPEDLRRRVLSNLEMPPSYSQLLDSLHRAQVYREMYDQARERGRQREPNLFRSLVGTSRAIQHVRQMMQQVADTDASVLILGESGTGKEVVARNLHYHSKRREAPFVPVNCGAIPAELLESELFGHEKGAFTGAITSRAGRFELANGGTLFLDEIGDMPLPMQVKLLRVLQERTFERVGSNKTQSIDVRIIAATHKNLETMIEDGTFREDLYYRLNVFPIEMAPLRERVEDIPLLMNELISRMEHEKRGSIRFNSASIMSLCRHGWPGNVRELANLVERMAIMHPYGVIGVSELPKKFRYVDDEDEQLVDSLRSDLEERVAINGHAPDFSTHAMLPPEGLDLKDYLGSLEQGLIQQALDDANGIVARAAERLRIRRTTLVEKMRKYGMSRRDGEEQAED; this is encoded by the coding sequence ATGTGGCGTGAAACCAAGATTCTCCTGATCGATGACGACAGCGCCCGCCGCCGCGATCTGGCGGTGGTGTTGAACTTCCTCGGCGAAGAAAACCTCCCGTGCTCCAGCCAGGATTGGCAGCAAGCGGTGGAGTCGTTGACTTCCAGTCGTGAAGTGCTCTGCGTACTCATCGGAACCGTAAATGCGCCAGCCAGTGTGCTGGGGCTCCTTAAGACAGTGGCTGCCTGGGATGAGTTCCTTCCGGTTCTGCTTCTGGGTGAAATTTCTTCTGCGGAGTTCCCGGAAGATCTGCGCCGCCGCGTCTTGTCCAACCTGGAAATGCCGCCCAGCTACAGCCAGCTGCTCGACTCGCTGCACCGTGCCCAGGTCTATCGCGAGATGTACGACCAGGCCCGTGAGCGTGGTCGTCAGCGCGAGCCGAACCTGTTCCGCAGCCTGGTCGGGACCAGCCGCGCCATCCAGCATGTGCGCCAGATGATGCAGCAGGTCGCCGATACCGACGCCAGCGTGCTGATCCTGGGTGAGTCGGGCACCGGCAAGGAAGTGGTGGCGCGCAACCTGCACTATCACTCCAAGCGCCGCGAAGCGCCGTTCGTGCCGGTCAACTGTGGGGCGATCCCGGCCGAGTTGCTCGAAAGCGAGCTGTTCGGTCACGAGAAGGGCGCCTTCACCGGGGCGATCACCAGCCGTGCCGGGCGTTTCGAGCTGGCCAACGGCGGCACCCTGTTCCTCGACGAGATCGGCGACATGCCGCTGCCGATGCAGGTCAAGCTGCTGCGCGTGCTACAGGAGCGTACCTTCGAGCGGGTGGGCAGCAACAAGACCCAAAGCATCGATGTGCGCATCATTGCCGCGACGCACAAGAACCTCGAGACCATGATCGAGGACGGCACCTTCCGCGAAGACCTGTACTACCGCTTGAACGTCTTCCCCATCGAGATGGCCCCGCTGCGCGAGCGCGTCGAGGATATCCCGCTGCTGATGAACGAGCTGATCTCGCGCATGGAGCACGAAAAGCGCGGCTCGATCCGCTTCAACTCGGCATCGATCATGTCGCTGTGCCGGCATGGCTGGCCGGGCAACGTGCGTGAGCTGGCCAACCTGGTCGAGCGCATGGCGATCATGCACCCCTATGGGGTGATCGGGGTGTCGGAGCTGCCGAAGAAGTTCCGCTACGTCGATGACGAAGACGAGCAGTTGGTCGACAGCCTGCGCAGCGACCTTGAAGAGCGGGTGGCGATCAATGGCCACGCGCCAGACTTCTCCACCCACGCCATGCTGCCGCCGGAAGGCCTCGACCTGAAGGACTACCTCGGTAGCCTTGAGCAAGGTTTGATCCAGCAGGCGCTGGACGATGCCAATGGCATCGTTGCTCGGGCCGCCGAGCGCCTGCGTATTCGTCGCACCACGCTGGTCGAGAAGATGCGCAAGTACGGTATGAGCCGTCGTGATGGCGAGGAGCAGGCGGAGGATTGA